Proteins co-encoded in one Abyssibacter profundi genomic window:
- a CDS encoding cytochrome c oxidase subunit 3 encodes MSATASADHYYVPAPSWWPFAMTAGIFALLHGVFGYLNGSGFVTIPVIIGSIMLIAMMVIWFRDIIHESESGLYNQQVDATYRWGMGWFIFSEVMFFAAFFGALYYARMISVPWLSGDLVLTNEYLWKGFEGGWPTNGPAALGGEFSTIPAWGIPFLNTCLLIASGFTFEIAHHALKEDKRGKCLAAMVATIALGLVFLYYQAAEYVEAYGHLNLTLESGVYGSTFFMLTGFHGMHVTLGVIMLIVMAFRIAKGHFTKDKHFGFEAVGWYWHFVDVVWIGLFIFVYVA; translated from the coding sequence ATGTCAGCTACCGCCTCTGCAGACCATTACTACGTGCCCGCGCCCAGCTGGTGGCCCTTCGCGATGACCGCAGGCATTTTCGCCCTGCTGCATGGCGTCTTCGGTTACCTCAACGGGTCGGGTTTCGTCACGATTCCGGTCATCATCGGCAGCATCATGCTGATCGCGATGATGGTGATCTGGTTCCGGGACATCATTCACGAGTCCGAATCTGGACTGTACAACCAGCAGGTGGATGCGACGTATCGTTGGGGTATGGGCTGGTTCATCTTCAGCGAGGTGATGTTCTTTGCCGCGTTCTTCGGCGCCCTGTACTACGCGCGGATGATCTCGGTGCCCTGGCTCTCGGGCGACTTGGTGCTGACCAACGAGTACCTGTGGAAGGGCTTTGAAGGTGGCTGGCCCACCAATGGGCCGGCGGCGCTGGGCGGCGAGTTTTCCACCATTCCTGCCTGGGGCATCCCGTTCCTCAATACATGCCTGCTGATCGCGTCGGGCTTCACGTTCGAAATCGCGCATCACGCACTGAAGGAAGACAAGCGCGGCAAGTGTCTTGCGGCCATGGTTGCGACCATTGCCTTGGGCCTCGTCTTCCTCTACTACCAGGCTGCTGAGTACGTGGAAGCCTACGGCCACCTGAACCTGACGCTGGAATCCGGCGTCTACGGGTCCACGTTCTTCATGTTGACCGGCTTCCACGGCATGCATGTGACGCTGGGCGTGATCATGCTCATCGTCATGGCCTTCCGCATCGCAAAGGGTCATTTCACCAAGGACAAGCACTTCGGTTTCGAAGCGGTTGGCTGGTACTGGCACTTTGTTGACGTGGTGTGGATCGGCCTATTTATCTTTGTCTACGTGGCCTGA
- a CDS encoding twin transmembrane helix small protein, which produces MNWILTLFFLAIVTSLAVGFYFLMKEGGTSSRNLFKALSWRVGLQITLILFLVLAYFMGWIEPHGGPLDAPPAAQTTTPAS; this is translated from the coding sequence ATGAACTGGATTCTGACGCTGTTTTTTCTGGCCATCGTCACATCACTGGCGGTGGGTTTTTACTTCCTGATGAAGGAAGGTGGCACTTCGTCGCGCAACCTGTTCAAAGCCCTGAGTTGGCGCGTCGGGTTGCAGATCACCCTGATTCTGTTCCTGGTGCTGGCCTACTTCATGGGGTGGATCGAACCCCACGGTGGGCCGCTGGATGCACCACCTGCGGCACAGACAACAACGCCCGCGTCATAG
- a CDS encoding SURF1 family protein: MKLRHVLIAVLVLTLSAIMISACLWQLQRGLARSAQLETDAAVADADPAPMSIGEVPATQGDQRVQVRGVFDAERQILLDNQTRDGQFGYRVWTVLRDQGQALLVDRGWIPGRADRRSLPEWITPAGPVVLIGRWASLPQAGWATAGNPCPVTRWPVRLNYPNRDDLRCSLGEEIQPGLLRLDPASDHGFARSVQSYGLSPERHYGYAGQWAGLTLALWILTWMVWRRRER; this comes from the coding sequence ATGAAACTACGCCATGTCCTGATCGCTGTTCTGGTGCTGACGCTCTCGGCCATCATGATCAGCGCCTGCCTATGGCAGCTTCAGCGGGGGCTGGCTCGTAGTGCCCAGTTGGAGACGGATGCCGCGGTAGCGGACGCCGACCCAGCACCTATGTCCATCGGCGAGGTACCTGCGACGCAAGGCGATCAGCGTGTTCAGGTCCGGGGCGTCTTTGATGCTGAGCGACAGATTCTGCTGGATAACCAGACCCGTGATGGCCAGTTCGGCTATCGCGTCTGGACCGTCTTGCGAGACCAAGGCCAGGCGCTGCTCGTGGATCGCGGTTGGATTCCTGGGCGGGCCGACCGGCGCAGTCTGCCTGAGTGGATCACGCCTGCCGGCCCGGTGGTTCTCATTGGGCGCTGGGCTTCGCTGCCGCAAGCCGGTTGGGCGACCGCCGGCAATCCCTGCCCGGTGACGCGGTGGCCGGTGCGCCTGAACTACCCGAACCGTGACGACCTGCGCTGCTCGTTGGGGGAAGAGATCCAGCCGGGGCTGCTCCGCCTGGACCCGGCCTCCGATCACGGATTTGCACGATCGGTACAGTCCTACGGGCTGTCCCCGGAACGACACTACGGTTATGCCGGCCAGTGGGCTGGCTTAACCCTGGCGCTTTGGATATTGACCTGGATGGTTTGGAGACGTCGTGAGCGATAA
- a CDS encoding DMT family transporter, with protein MIGIGESFALTSAFAWGVAVILFRLSGQQLGPFSLNLFKNVLLLVLLVPTIVFAHGSHWPAIELEHWLILLLSGAVGIGLADTLFFRALNALGPSRTAIGSMLLSPFVILLSFVFLGERLSAWQWLGAAVTLAGVTLVNWRRAHPLEQVADKRGLIALVAAMALMATGIVMAKPMLESDPFVWAVQIRVIGGVASMVLLMLVQGRLLAVTEEFRRARAWPRTVAASFMGTYVAMLLWLAGYKYADASIAAVLNETSAVFVLILAALFLKERLRAHQWLGSIVAAAGVLIVVAN; from the coding sequence ATGATCGGAATCGGTGAAAGCTTCGCGTTGACCAGCGCCTTTGCCTGGGGCGTTGCGGTCATCCTGTTCCGACTCTCGGGCCAGCAGCTGGGCCCCTTTTCGCTCAATCTATTCAAGAATGTTCTGTTGCTGGTGTTGCTGGTGCCGACCATTGTGTTTGCGCACGGCTCGCACTGGCCGGCGATCGAGCTGGAGCACTGGCTCATTCTGTTGCTGTCTGGCGCTGTCGGCATCGGACTGGCCGACACCCTGTTCTTTCGCGCGCTGAACGCACTGGGCCCCTCACGCACGGCCATTGGCAGCATGCTGTTATCACCCTTTGTGATTCTGCTGTCCTTCGTGTTTCTCGGAGAGCGGCTCAGCGCCTGGCAATGGCTGGGCGCGGCCGTCACGCTTGCGGGCGTCACGTTGGTCAACTGGCGCCGCGCTCACCCCTTGGAGCAGGTTGCAGACAAACGGGGGCTGATCGCGCTGGTTGCCGCCATGGCTTTGATGGCCACGGGCATTGTGATGGCCAAACCCATGCTCGAGTCCGATCCCTTCGTCTGGGCGGTTCAGATTCGCGTCATCGGGGGCGTGGCCAGCATGGTCCTGCTCATGCTGGTTCAAGGCCGACTGCTGGCCGTGACCGAGGAGTTCCGGCGAGCGCGCGCCTGGCCCCGTACGGTGGCCGCTTCCTTCATGGGTACCTATGTCGCCATGCTGCTTTGGCTGGCCGGCTACAAGTACGCCGATGCCTCAATTGCCGCCGTACTCAACGAAACCTCGGCCGTGTTCGTGCTGATTCTTGCGGCGCTGTTCCTCAAGGAACGACTCCGCGCGCATCAATGGCTGGGCAGCATCGTGGCGGCGGCCGGCGTGCTCATCGTCGTCGCAAACTAG
- a CDS encoding COX15/CtaA family protein, whose product MFRHLSVTAFGLCFCVVVLGAFVRLTDAGLGCPDWPGCYGHLDVPLTSEEVSAANEAFPERPVEAGKAWKEMIHRYAAAILGLLILGMSLLSAIKRRGRKLPHVLLGLVIFQGILGMWTVTLLLKPLVVTSHLLGGMTILALLALVNLRERDWMAGWPVPTSNHMPHFAVAALCMVIVQIFLGAWTSTNYAALACVDFPTCHGRFVPEMDFAQGFTLWRGLGINYEFGVLDGPGRTAIHFTHRVGALLTAIIVGALIVRLLRESGASNRWRRMGLVLLVALLTQIGIGIATVVFHLPLAVATAHNAGAALLLLVIVSINWAVFNSRRIRQ is encoded by the coding sequence ATGTTTCGTCACCTGTCTGTTACTGCATTCGGGCTGTGCTTCTGCGTCGTCGTTCTGGGCGCTTTCGTCCGGCTGACTGATGCCGGCCTGGGCTGTCCCGACTGGCCGGGTTGTTACGGCCATCTCGACGTACCGTTGACCAGCGAAGAAGTTTCCGCCGCGAACGAAGCGTTCCCCGAGCGGCCCGTCGAGGCCGGCAAGGCTTGGAAGGAAATGATCCACCGCTACGCGGCGGCCATTCTGGGATTGCTGATTCTGGGTATGTCCCTGCTCTCGGCCATTAAGCGGCGCGGGCGCAAGCTGCCTCATGTGCTGCTCGGGCTGGTCATCTTTCAGGGCATTCTTGGCATGTGGACGGTGACCCTGCTGCTCAAGCCGCTGGTTGTGACGAGCCACTTGTTGGGCGGCATGACGATTCTGGCTTTGCTGGCATTGGTCAATCTCCGCGAGCGGGACTGGATGGCCGGTTGGCCCGTTCCCACGTCGAATCACATGCCCCACTTCGCCGTCGCAGCGCTTTGCATGGTGATCGTCCAGATTTTTCTTGGTGCCTGGACCAGCACCAATTACGCCGCGTTGGCCTGTGTTGACTTCCCGACCTGTCATGGCCGCTTCGTGCCCGAGATGGATTTTGCGCAGGGCTTCACGCTCTGGCGTGGCCTGGGGATTAACTACGAGTTCGGGGTGCTCGATGGCCCGGGACGCACGGCCATCCACTTCACCCATCGCGTGGGTGCGTTGTTGACGGCCATCATCGTGGGCGCGCTCATCGTCCGGCTGCTGCGCGAGTCGGGGGCCTCCAACCGTTGGCGCCGCATGGGGCTGGTATTGCTGGTTGCGCTGCTGACCCAGATCGGTATCGGCATCGCGACCGTCGTGTTCCACCTCCCGCTGGCCGTGGCCACGGCGCATAACGCCGGGGCAGCATTGTTACTATTGGTGATCGTTTCGATTAACTGGGCCGTCTTCAACAGCAGGCGGATCCGGCAGTGA
- the cyoE gene encoding heme o synthase: MTTTATQAGLSDRLHDYYELTKPRVVMLIVFTAIVGMFLATPDLPPLNLFLLGTLGIALCAASAAVINQVVDRQIDARMARTSQRPIVQGHVGVAQAYAFAAVLGVLGAAVLVIWVNALTAWLTLASLVGYALVYTLYLKRATPQNIVIGGASGAAPPVLGWVAVTGEIHAHALLLFLIIFVWTPPHFWALAIDRREDYARAGIPMLPVTHGDRYTRLQILCYTVLLTLVTLLPFLTGMSGLVYLIAVLGLNGGFLWYAVRLYTTPSSPLPMQTFGYSILYLMGLFTALLVDHYVPILVLG, encoded by the coding sequence ATGACCACCACCGCCACGCAGGCCGGTTTGTCCGATCGCCTCCATGACTACTACGAGCTCACCAAGCCTCGTGTCGTCATGTTGATCGTTTTTACGGCCATCGTCGGGATGTTTCTGGCGACGCCGGATCTACCGCCGTTGAATCTGTTTCTGCTCGGTACGCTGGGCATTGCGCTGTGCGCGGCCAGCGCCGCCGTGATCAATCAGGTGGTGGATCGGCAGATCGATGCGCGGATGGCGCGGACCAGTCAGCGGCCGATCGTGCAGGGGCATGTGGGCGTCGCCCAGGCCTATGCATTTGCTGCTGTGCTGGGTGTGCTGGGTGCTGCGGTCCTGGTGATCTGGGTGAACGCGCTCACCGCCTGGCTGACGTTGGCGTCCCTGGTCGGCTACGCGCTGGTCTACACCTTGTACCTCAAGCGGGCGACGCCGCAGAACATCGTGATCGGTGGTGCTTCGGGCGCGGCACCTCCCGTGTTGGGCTGGGTGGCTGTGACCGGCGAGATCCACGCACACGCGCTGCTGTTGTTCCTGATCATCTTCGTCTGGACGCCGCCCCATTTCTGGGCGCTGGCCATTGATCGCCGTGAAGATTACGCCAGGGCCGGCATTCCGATGCTGCCGGTGACGCATGGTGATCGGTATACCCGTTTGCAGATTCTCTGCTACACGGTGCTGTTGACGCTGGTCACCCTGTTGCCGTTTTTGACCGGCATGAGCGGTCTGGTGTATCTGATCGCCGTGCTGGGGCTAAACGGGGGCTTTCTCTGGTATGCCGTGCGGCTTTACACCACGCCGTCCTCGCCGTTGCCCATGCAGACATTCGGCTACTCCATCCTCTATCTGATGGGGTTGTTCACAGCGTTGCTGGTGGACCACTACGTGCCGATTCTCGTGCTGGGCTGA
- the rpoH gene encoding RNA polymerase sigma factor RpoH, giving the protein MTQALALSNQANLVPLTGSLDAYIHSVNSIPVLEPEEERAIARAYVDDGDLSAAQQLVMSNLRFVVHIARGYMGYGLPMADLIQEGNIGLMKAVKRFDPEVGVRLISFAVHWIKAEIHEFILRNWRIVKVATTKAQRKLFFNLRSSKKRLGWMNQAEVNAVAEDLGVKPETVLQMERRLSGQDVSFAATASDDEEGTAYAPEQYLASEDADPATALENADWDTRQRKQLAAALEHLDERSRDILNQRWLSEDSKTGLKELAEVYGISAERVRQIEAAAIKKLRKAIAA; this is encoded by the coding sequence ATGACGCAAGCTCTGGCGCTTTCAAATCAGGCCAATTTGGTCCCGCTGACAGGCAGTCTGGATGCCTACATCCATTCTGTGAACAGCATCCCCGTCCTCGAGCCCGAGGAAGAGCGGGCGATTGCGCGTGCTTATGTCGATGATGGCGACCTCTCCGCAGCGCAGCAGTTGGTCATGTCCAACCTGCGGTTTGTCGTACACATTGCCCGCGGCTACATGGGCTATGGCCTACCGATGGCTGACCTGATCCAGGAAGGCAACATCGGCCTCATGAAGGCCGTCAAGCGCTTCGACCCAGAAGTCGGCGTTCGGCTCATCTCCTTTGCCGTGCACTGGATCAAGGCAGAGATTCACGAGTTCATTCTCCGCAACTGGCGCATCGTCAAGGTCGCGACCACCAAGGCCCAGCGCAAGTTGTTCTTTAACCTGCGCAGCTCCAAGAAACGCCTGGGTTGGATGAACCAGGCAGAGGTCAATGCGGTTGCCGAAGACCTGGGCGTCAAACCCGAAACCGTGCTGCAAATGGAGCGCCGGCTGTCCGGGCAAGATGTCTCGTTTGCGGCGACGGCCAGCGATGATGAAGAGGGTACGGCGTACGCGCCGGAACAGTACCTCGCTTCGGAAGATGCCGACCCGGCCACTGCACTGGAGAACGCGGACTGGGACACCCGCCAGCGCAAGCAGCTGGCTGCTGCACTGGAACATCTGGATGAGCGCAGCCGCGACATCCTCAATCAGCGCTGGCTGTCCGAAGACAGCAAGACCGGGCTCAAGGAACTCGCAGAGGTCTATGGCATCTCTGCAGAACGCGTCCGACAAATCGAAGCAGCGGCTATTAAGAAACTGCGCAAAGCCATCGCAGCCTGA
- the ftsX gene encoding permease-like cell division protein FtsX: MIAEYFKRHAQTLVFTLGRLYQRPVATGLTVLVIGITLALPAGLHLVIQNINAVGYSWEGTLNASLFLADSTDESRARQIASEIRARESVRGTTYISRQQALEEFQALSGFGEALELLEENPLPAVIVVQFKTTQSPEVIDAVMREISDLPDVVQAKLDHQWLDRLFAILATVQRAAVLIAGLLGVAVVLTVGNTIRLDIENRRDEIVIMKLVGASDAFVRRPFLYTGFWYGLLGGVTALILLGIGVGLMAGPAGQLAALYQSSFVISGLGFGRSLLLLVLGIGLGWFGAAWTVARHLGAIVPR; encoded by the coding sequence ATGATTGCGGAGTATTTCAAACGCCATGCCCAGACGCTGGTGTTTACGCTCGGGCGGCTGTACCAACGCCCGGTTGCCACCGGGCTCACCGTTCTGGTCATCGGCATCACGCTCGCCCTGCCGGCCGGCTTGCATCTGGTCATTCAGAATATCAATGCCGTCGGCTACAGCTGGGAGGGCACGCTAAACGCATCACTGTTTCTTGCAGACAGCACCGACGAGTCGCGCGCCCGACAGATCGCGTCGGAAATTCGGGCTCGCGAGAGTGTTCGCGGCACGACATATATTTCCCGCCAGCAGGCCCTGGAGGAATTCCAGGCCCTGTCCGGCTTCGGCGAAGCGCTTGAACTGCTGGAAGAGAATCCGCTACCCGCGGTGATCGTCGTGCAGTTCAAGACCACCCAGTCACCCGAGGTGATTGACGCCGTCATGCGCGAGATCAGTGATCTGCCTGATGTCGTCCAGGCGAAGCTCGATCATCAGTGGCTGGATCGCCTGTTTGCGATTCTGGCAACGGTGCAGCGCGCCGCGGTACTGATTGCGGGCCTGCTGGGCGTTGCCGTCGTACTCACCGTGGGCAATACCATCCGCCTGGATATCGAGAATCGACGGGACGAGATTGTGATCATGAAGCTCGTCGGGGCGTCGGACGCCTTTGTTCGGCGACCGTTTCTGTATACCGGCTTCTGGTATGGCCTACTGGGTGGGGTCACGGCCCTGATCCTGCTGGGCATTGGCGTGGGTCTGATGGCAGGCCCCGCCGGGCAGCTGGCCGCGCTGTATCAATCCAGTTTCGTCATCAGCGGACTGGGGTTCGGACGCAGCCTGCTCCTGCTAGTGCTGGGAATCGGACTCGGCTGGTTTGGCGCCGCCTGGACCGTCGCCCGCCACCTCGGTGCCATCGTTCCGCGCTAG